Proteins encoded by one window of Salvia splendens isolate huo1 chromosome 7, SspV2, whole genome shotgun sequence:
- the LOC121742164 gene encoding transcription factor bHLH143-like, translating to MAAARGSQLRQQFAVRNSSYIDHMATPHLDRNLSLPHFPSYQWPTANAAFPGQYAPDLNAFGGFRPPQCNIPCPTGEPYPKGSQCALPRGLGVVDKQPVGAPQRRFLIFDQSENHTRLFLGPSFSPLDKMFASKTPVPLDKAAAHVDLRILADPSFEEKWDENHLSEEEGETYEEDSDDIDALLYSDTDTDSDDDDEATSTEHSPPLSLDELTEEITSPAPKRQKLLDGKHEKSSLESHDNDMESRCASNDDSGKKVKIREVLKMLESIIPGLDGSNPVSIIDGAVAYLKAMKSSLGGA from the coding sequence ATGGCCGCGGCCAGAGGGTCTCAGCTGCGCCAGCAGTTTGCTGTTCGGAATTCTTCGTATATCGATCATATGGCAACGCCTCATCTCGATAGAAATCTCAGCTTGCCACATTTTCCCTCTTACCAGTGGCCTACTGCCAATGCTGCATTTCCAGGACAGTATGCTCCTGATTTGAATGCATTCGGTGGGTTTCGCCCGCCTCAGTGCAATATTCCGTGTCCAACCGGAGAGCCTTATCCGAAAGGCTCGCAGTGTGCCTTGCCCCGCGGCCTAGGGGTTGTTGATAAGCAGCCGGTTGGTGCTCCTCAGAGGAGATTCCTTATCTTCGACCAGTCCGAGAATCACACCAGACTGTTCTTGGGTCCTTCCTTCTCGCCCCTCGACAAGATGTTCGCCTCCAAGACTCCTGTCCCGCTCGACAAAGCAGCTGCTCATGTCGATCTGCGCATCTTGGCGGATCCCTCGTTCGAAGAAAAATGGGACGAAAACCATTTGTCCGAAGAGGAGGGCGAGACGTATGAAGAAGATAGTGACGACATCGACGCTCTGCTCTACTCCGATACTGACACTGACAGTGACGACGACGATGAAGCGACTAGCACGGAGCACTCTCCGCCACTCAGCCTCGACGAACTAACAGAAGAAATAACGAGCCCCGCGCCGAAAAGACAAAAGCTGCTCGACGGCAAGCACGAGAAATCATCTCTGGAGAGTCACGACAACGACATGGAGTCGAGGTGTGCCAGCAACGACGACAGCGGGAAGAAGGTTAAAATCCGCGAGGTGCTGAAGATGCTCGAGAGCATCATCCCGGGACTAGACGGGAGCAATCCGGTGTCGATAATCGACGGGGCGGTGGCGTACCTGAA
- the LOC121741129 gene encoding peptidyl-prolyl cis-trans isomerase FKBP12-like has product MGIDKELIRQGNGPKPTPGQTVTVHCTGFGKNRDLNLKFWSTKDAGQKPFTFQIGKGNVIKGWDEGVLGMQLGEIAKLKCSPDYAYGSGGFPAWGIQPNSVLVFEIEVLSIE; this is encoded by the exons ATGGGAATTGACAAGGAATTGATCAGGCAAGGCAATGGCCCCAAGCCCACACCCGGCCAAACCGTCACCGTTCACTGCACCGGTTTTGGCAAAAACCGAGATCTCAACCTAAAGTTCTGGAG CACCAAGGATGCAGGGCAGAAGCCTTTCACTTTTCAGATTGGGAAAGGCAATGTTATTAaag GATGGGATGAAGGAGTGCTGGGAATGCAGTTGGGAGAAATTGCTAAACTGAAA TGCTCTCCTGACTACGCGTATGGCAGTGGTGGATTCCCAGCATGGGGCATTCAGCCGAACTCAGTTCTGGTTTTTGAGATCGAAGTTCTCAGCATCGAGTAA
- the LOC121741128 gene encoding uncharacterized protein LOC121741128 — translation MSRDLQSSTLQFSPIYSSRLLNSPTPSPLSTLLTSATFRIPQPPPSICVDSTPPQLPLPQNRPALSCLHAIFNKSSRSKMTKRGRPRAQASQEAEKRLRSDIDDAVDENCGLE, via the exons ATGTCACGGGATTTGCAATCTTCCACTCTTCAGTTTTCTCCCATTTACTCCAGCCGACTCCTCAACTCTCCCACTCCTTCCCCTCTCTCAACCCTACTTACATCCGCCACATTTCGAATTCCACAGCCTCCGCCATCGATTTGCGTCGATTCCACTCCACCGCAGTTACCGCTGCCACAAAATCGACCGGCGTTGTCGTGTTTGCACGCCATATTCAACAAATCGAGCAG atcaaaaatgacaaaaagaggTCGTCCCCGCGCGCAAGCATCGCAGGAAGCAG agaagcgGCTAAGATCAGACATTGACGATGCAGTTGACGAGAATTGTGGTTTGGAGTGA